The following coding sequences lie in one Rutidosis leptorrhynchoides isolate AG116_Rl617_1_P2 chromosome 6, CSIRO_AGI_Rlap_v1, whole genome shotgun sequence genomic window:
- the LOC139852254 gene encoding CASP-like protein 5C1 yields MTLPDSMGTSAGFTLRLGQTIFSSASLLLMSFGVQFYSYTSFCFLTKIKGLVILWSFALVLLDGYFVLVTHQIRQNEILLLVVIRDWWLSTLTLGAASSAASVVDILLTEHKSVCSHKICSQYLLSTIFAFLLWFLSMASSLFNLWLLPSL; encoded by the exons ATGACGCTCCCGGATTCCATGGGTACCAGTGCAGGGTTCACTCTGAGACTCGGTCAGACCATCTTCTCATCTGCTTCACTTCTCTTAATGTCATTTGGTGTTCAGTTCTACAGCTATACATCCTTCTG CTTCTTGACGAAGATCAAGGGATTAGTTATTCTATGGAGTTTTGCATTAGTGCTGCTTGATGGATACTTTGTTCTAGTAACACACCAAATTCGACAAAATGAGATACTGCTCCTCGTAGTTATAAGGGATTGG TGGTTATCGACACTTACATTAGGTGCCGCCTCTTCTGCCGCTAGCGTGGTGGATATCTTGCTAACAGAGCACAAATCAGTCTGCTCCCATAAAATCTGCAGCCAATATCTGCTTTCTACCATATTTgctttcttgttgtggttcttgtctaTGGCTTCTTCTCTGTTCAATCTATGGCTTCTTCCATCTTTGTGA